The Oscillospiraceae bacterium genome contains the following window.
CGCTCGCGCTGCTCGGCCGCGACAGTTTTCAGGAAGTAGACATCGCCGGCATCACGATGCCCATCACCAAGTACAACTTCATTGTCAAGAGCCCGGACGAGATCCAGGCCAGCGTGCGGGACGCCTTTGCCATCGCACAGTCCGGGCGGCCCGGACCGGTGCTTGTGGATATCCCGCGCGACATTGCTGAAGCCCCCTGCGGGGCGCAGCGCGAGAAACGGCACAGCCACGGCGTCCCTGTTCCCTCCGAGCGCGAGATGGACGAGTTCGTCCGTGCGCTGGCCCGTGCGCGGCGGCCCGTGCTGCTGATCGGCGGCGGCGTCGTGGCGGACGGCGCGGGTGTGACGGCCGCGATGCTGGCCGAACGGCTGGGCGCTCCGGTGTGCGCGACGCTGATGGGCCTGGGCGCGCTCCCTTGGGACCACTCGCTCTTTCTGGGCATGCTGGGGCGCCATGGGCTGCCGGAGGCCAACCGGGCCGTCGAGGCGTGCGATCTGCTGCTGGCGGTCGGCACCCGCTTTACCGAACGGGCAGCGGAGGACAGACGGCAGTTTGCCGGGCAGGCGCAGATCTTTCACATCGACATCGACCCGGCGGAGGTCAACAAAAACATTCCGGCCGACGCCGCGCTCTGCGGGCGGGCGGGCGCGGTGATGGAGGGGCTGCTCGCGCGGCTGCCGCCGCCGCGGGAACCGTGGGGGGCGGCCTTTACGCCGTTTACCCGGCGGGCGTTTCCGGAACCTGGCACGCCGCGCGCCTTGATCCATACCCTCTGGCGCCTCCGGACACCGGGTATGACCGTGGTCACGGACGTG
Protein-coding sequences here:
- the ilvB gene encoding biosynthetic-type acetolactate synthase large subunit → MNGARMIVDTLIEEGVEVLFGYPGGAVLPIYDALYERRETITHILTCHEQGAAHAADGYARATRRPGVVLATSGPGATNLVTGIAAAYMDSTPLVALTGNVPLALLGRDSFQEVDIAGITMPITKYNFIVKSPDEIQASVRDAFAIAQSGRPGPVLVDIPRDIAEAPCGAQREKRHSHGVPVPSEREMDEFVRALARARRPVLLIGGGVVADGAGVTAAMLAERLGAPVCATLMGLGALPWDHSLFLGMLGRHGLPEANRAVEACDLLLAVGTRFTERAAEDRRQFAGQAQIFHIDIDPAEVNKNIPADAALCGRAGAVMEGLLARLPPPREPWGAAFTPFTRRAFPEPGTPRALIHTLWRLRTPGMTVVTDVGQHQMWTAQTYGFSRPGELITSGGLGAMGFGLGAAIGVALARPGRRVALITGDASLHMNMAELATAVALNLPISIFMLDNAGLGLVRQLQDEQCGGRRFAVAPGLRTDWIRLAEAMGARGLSMAGQAPEKVIREALTAEGPCLTHCPVDPACNA